A part of Heliangelus exortis chromosome 3, bHelExo1.hap1, whole genome shotgun sequence genomic DNA contains:
- the TAAR2 gene encoding trace amine-associated receptor 2 — protein sequence MLGFGIFWKHMQIKSACETASPIENSNKGLDMLSPNISADLTDCSEFGNKSCPERFRSPGIRAVMYLFITAFFLLTILGNLAIIISISYFKQLRSPTNFLILSMAVTDFLLGFAIMPYSMVRSVENCWYFGMTFCKVHYSFDLMLCLVSIFHLCAIAMDRFYAICHPLHYVSTMTITAIKQIVLVCWSVPAAFAFGVVFSEAYASGVEGYEMLAKCSSLCPVVFNKLWGAVLFTVGLFAPACIMLGIYVKIFVVSQRHTCELKQAHRHTKTERQKELSKSKDRKAATTLSIVMLGFLICWFPCFFVILIDPFLNFSTPLTLFDALNWFGYLNSFCNPLIYGFFYPWFRKTFKYILKGKIFNTNFRTMELLSEDQQQ from the coding sequence ATGTTAGGATTTGGAATCTTTTGGAAACACATGCAAATTAAATCTGCCTGTGAAACTGCATCTCCAATAGAAAATTCTAACAAAGGATTGGATATGCTTTCTCCAAATATCTCGGCAGATTTGACTGACTGCTCTGAGTTTGGAAATAAATCTTGCCCTGAGAGATTTAGGTCACCAGGAATACGTGCAGTAATGTACTTGTTCATAACAGCAttcttcctcctcaccatctTGGGGAACCTGGCCATAATCATTTCCATCTCATATTTCAAGCAGCTTCGTTCTCCGACCAACTTCCTCATCCTCTCCATGGCTGTCACGGATTTCTTGCTGGGCTTTGCCATCATGCCCTACAGCATGGTGAGGTCTGTGGAGAACTGCTGGTATTTTGGGATGACGTTCTGCAAAGTTCATTACAGTTTCGACCTGATGCTCTGCTTAGTTTCCATTTTCCATCTCTGTGCCATCGCCATGGATCGGTTTTATGCCATCTGCCACCCTCTGCATTATGTCAGCACCATGACCATCACAGCCATAAAACAAATCGTGCTCGTGTGCTGGTCAGtgcctgctgcttttgcttttgggGTGGTTTTCTCAGAAGCTTATGCTTCTGGAGTAGAGGGCTATGAAATGCTGGCTAAATGCTCAAGCTTGTGCCCTGTTGTGTTCAACAAGTTGTGGGGGGCTGTTTTATTTACAGTCGGTTTGTTTGCTCCCGCTTGCATTATGCTAGGGATTTATGTTAAAATTTTTGTAGTCTCCCAAAGGCACACGTGTGAGTTGAAACAGGCACACAGGCACACAAAAACTGAAAGGCAAAAGGAGCTTTCTAAAAGTAAAGATAGAAAAGCTGCCACAACTTTGAGTATAGTAATGCTGGGTTTCTTAATATGCTggtttccttgcttttttgtAATCTTAATTGatccatttttaaatttctctacTCCTTTAACTTTATTTGATGCTCTAAACTGGTTTGGGTATTTAAATTCTTTCTGCAATCCATTAATATATGGCTTTTTCTATCCGTGGTTTcggaaaacatttaaatatatcttaaaaggcaaaatatttaacacaaaTTTCCGTACAATGGAACTTCTATCTGAAGATCAGCAACAGTAA